Proteins from a genomic interval of Channa argus isolate prfri chromosome 11, Channa argus male v1.0, whole genome shotgun sequence:
- the LOC137136222 gene encoding junction-mediating and -regulatory protein-like isoform X1 yields the protein MSFTMEDNLEFGWVAVRPNAFEEKEKHKFVFIVAWNEVEGKFAITCHNRTVQRRSFGRDPPAEATSQDGDKTKWLESPIRTNASKSPSIAAREALIKGCCPKTKSAIAPKPSPVKIQTVKSARSPVSPEIEVVRSLREDHLSPSLDSFDLEELDSLSREHCSWAGLFSFQDLKAIHQQLCSVNSDLEPGLPVFPEEPAGMWTVLFGPAEISESEMEQLCYRLQMYLGYALDICGWKILSQVLFTENDDPDEYYESLSELRQSGYEEALNRATKHLQELLEKHKTTDSMVELLELYEEEDQAYGDLLEASTQLYQYLLQPFRDMRELAMLCRQQIKISMENDYLGPRRIEALKKEDSDWQKKAQEAVLNIQEFTVKYFEITAKAQKGAYERMRVDQRKFGKSSWTVAVERMERLRYSVAKETLQLQRAREICLEQKKHTLREEMQCLCSSEDAMALLDHLETQYYELQLQLYDIQAEILQCEELLLTAQLDSIRRQMIECQDEVVYYDTFESADDIKEDDTAEREELRRLQVNARQLEARRGRITAKRSYLRNKREICVSNHSQKQQKRQTIHKDSISHQVLKLKMEEEEDEERKNSRVSQERQKTLDRLRTFKQRYPGQVILKSARLRVAQTRRRERGRSMEMSSMRDREEFVDSVCVQTQDQPLFLSTSVQTDPSTTLTTQPVTARTASLPLLPVPSPADSACSPCSLSSFLASPISPPPPPPPPPPPPTKEDFSPSGGPGQHGQKIEGKDSAEELSLSPLGPFIPRFFDSSQLVSARKKLRKTPEFDTNSRRVSSPMDEVLASLKRGSFHLRKVDQLSLPPPKGDDDPNSILAQIRKGVKLRRVPCKDRKDQGDLLASTDPLTRSIHEALRRIKEASPESDSDDDGLAGHDWES from the exons ATGTCCTTTACAATGGAGGATAATTTGGAGTTTGGGTGGGTGGCCGTTCGTCCTAATGCGTttgaggagaaggagaaacataAATTCGTCTTTATCGTTGCCTGGAATGAAGTGGAAGGTAAATTTGCTATTACATGTCACAACCGGACGGTGCAGAGGAGAAGCTTTGGCCGGGACCCTCCAGCAGAGGCGACTAGCCAGGATGgggacaaaacaaaatggcttgAAAGTCCTATTAGGACTAATGCGTCTAAGAGCCCCAGCATAGCAGCCAGGGAGGCTCTGATTAAGGGCTGCTGTCCGAAAACCAAGTCCGCCATAGCACCAAAACCAAGTCCTGTCAAAATTCAGACTGTTAAATCTGCGAGATCCCCCGTTAGTCCTGAAATAGAGGTGGTGAGATCTCTAAGAGAGGACCACCTGTCCCCTTCACTGGACAGCTTTGACTTGGAAGAGCTGGACAGTCTGAGTAGGGAGCACTGCAGCTGGGCCGGACTCTTCTCCTTCCAGGACCTAAAGGCAATCCACCAGCAGCTGTGCTCGGTAAACTCGGACCTGGAGCCCGGCCTCCCGGTGTTTCCGGAGGAACCAGCTGGGATGTGGACGGTGCTTTTCGGGCCGGCTGAAATATCCGAAAGTGAAATGGAGCAGCTGTGCTACCGGCTACAGATGTACCTGGGCTATGCGCTCGATATCTGTGGATGGAAGATCCTTTCGCAGGTTCTCTTCACGGAGAACGACGACCCAGACGAGTACTATGAGAGTCTGAGCGAGCTGAGGCAGTCCGGGTACGAGGAAGCACTAAACCGTGCAACAAAACATCTGCAAGAG CTGCTGGAAAAGCACAAGACCACAGACAGTATGGTGGAGCTTCTCGAGCTATATGAGGAAGAAGATCAGGCATATGGGGATCTGTTGGAAGCCTCCACACAGCTGTACCAGTACCTGCTACAGCCCTTCAGAGATATGAGGGAACTAGCAATGCTATGCAGACAGCAAATCAAG ATTTCTATGGAGAATGATTATTTGGGCCCAAGGCGGATTGAAGCTTTAAAAAAGGAGGACTCAGACTGGCAAAAGAAAGCACAGGAGGCAGTCCTCAACATCCAGGAGTTTACTGTTAAATATTTTGAGATCACTGCCAAAGCCCAGAAAG ggGCGTATGAGCGAATGAGGGTAGACCAGCGTAAATTTGGTAAATCATCATGGACAGTGGCGGTGGAGCGCATGGAGCGACTGCGCTACTCTGTCGCAAAGGAAACCCTACAGCTCCAGAGAGCCAGGGAGATCTGTCTGGAgcagaagaaacacacacttcGAGAGGAG ATGCAGTGTTTGTGTAGCAGTGAGGATGCGATGGCCCTCTTAGACCACCTGGAGACACAGTACTATGAGCTCCAGCTTCAACTGTATGACATTCAGGCTGAGATACTGCAGTGTGAAGAGTTGCTTCTCACTGCTCAGCTTGACAGCATTCGCAGACAAATGATAG AGTGTCAAGATGAAGTAGTGTATTATGACACTTTTGAAAGTGCAGATGATATAAAAGAGGATGATACTGCAGAAAGGGAAGAGTTGCGCAGACTTCAGGTCAATGCTCGACAGCTGGAGGCAAGGAGGGGGCGTATCACTGCCAAGCGCTCCTATCTGAGGAACAAGAGG GAGATCTGTGTATCAAACCACAGTCAGAAACAGCAGAAACGTCAAACCATCCACAAGGACTCCATATCCCACCAGGTCCTAAAG CTTAaaatggaagaagaagaagacgaggaGAGGAAGAACAGCAGAGTGAGtcaggaaagacagaaaactcTAGACAGACTACGCACTTTCAAACAA CGGTACCCGGGCCAGGTGATTCTGAAGTCTGCTCGACTACGTGTGGCTCAAACCAGAAGAAGAGAGCGTGGAAGGAGCATGGAAATGAGTAGCATGCGTGACAGGGAGGAGTTTGTGGACTCAGTTTGTGTCCAGACGCAGGACCAGCCACTGTTTCTTAGTACCAGCGTGCAGACGGACCCCAGCACCACTCTTACCACTCAGCCTGTCACAGCTCGTACAGCATCTCTTCCTCTGCTGCCAGTGCCTAGTCCTGCAGACTCCGCCTGTTCTCCCTGCTCCCTGTCCTCTTTTCTAGCATCCCCTAtctcacctccacctccaccaccccctccacctccccctcctaCAAAGGAGGATTTTTCACCTTCCGGGGGCCCTGGCCAGCATGGGCAGAAGATTGAAGGAAAAGATTCCGCAGAAGAGCTTTCACTTTCCCCACTTGGTCCATTCATCCCTCGCTTCTTTGACAGCAGCCAACTAGTGAGCGCCCGGAAGAAACTGAGGAAGACTCCAGAGTTTGACACCAACAGCAGAAGAG TGAGCTCACCCATGGATGAGGTGCTGGCCTCCTTGAAGAGAGGCAGCTTCCACCTGAGGAAGGTTGACCAGCTGTCCTTACCTCCTCCCAAGGGTGACGATGACCCCAACAGCATCCTGGCTCAGATTCGCAAGGGGGTTAAACTGAGACGCGTCCCctgtaaagacagaaaagaccAGGGTGATCTTCTGGCTTCCACTGACCCCCTGACCAGGAGCATCCATGAGGCACTGCGCCGCATCAAGGAGGCATCACCAGAGTCAGATTCAGATGACGATGGGCTGGCTGGTCACGACTGGGAAAGCTAG
- the LOC137136222 gene encoding junction-mediating and -regulatory protein-like isoform X2: MSFTMEDNLEFGWVAVRPNAFEEKEKHKFVFIVAWNEVEGKFAITCHNRTVQRRSFGRDPPAEATSQDGDKTKWLESPIRTNASKSPSIAAREALIKGCCPKTKSAIAPKPSPVKIQTVKSARSPVSPEIEVVRSLREDHLSPSLDSFDLEELDSLSREHCSWAGLFSFQDLKAIHQQLCSVNSDLEPGLPVFPEEPAGMWTVLFGPAEISESEMEQLCYRLQMYLGYALDICGWKILSQVLFTENDDPDEYYESLSELRQSGYEEALNRATKHLQELLEKHKTTDSMVELLELYEEEDQAYGDLLEASTQLYQYLLQPFRDMRELAMLCRQQIKMQCLCSSEDAMALLDHLETQYYELQLQLYDIQAEILQCEELLLTAQLDSIRRQMIECQDEVVYYDTFESADDIKEDDTAEREELRRLQVNARQLEARRGRITAKRSYLRNKREICVSNHSQKQQKRQTIHKDSISHQVLKLKMEEEEDEERKNSRVSQERQKTLDRLRTFKQRYPGQVILKSARLRVAQTRRRERGRSMEMSSMRDREEFVDSVCVQTQDQPLFLSTSVQTDPSTTLTTQPVTARTASLPLLPVPSPADSACSPCSLSSFLASPISPPPPPPPPPPPPTKEDFSPSGGPGQHGQKIEGKDSAEELSLSPLGPFIPRFFDSSQLVSARKKLRKTPEFDTNSRRVSSPMDEVLASLKRGSFHLRKVDQLSLPPPKGDDDPNSILAQIRKGVKLRRVPCKDRKDQGDLLASTDPLTRSIHEALRRIKEASPESDSDDDGLAGHDWES, encoded by the exons ATGTCCTTTACAATGGAGGATAATTTGGAGTTTGGGTGGGTGGCCGTTCGTCCTAATGCGTttgaggagaaggagaaacataAATTCGTCTTTATCGTTGCCTGGAATGAAGTGGAAGGTAAATTTGCTATTACATGTCACAACCGGACGGTGCAGAGGAGAAGCTTTGGCCGGGACCCTCCAGCAGAGGCGACTAGCCAGGATGgggacaaaacaaaatggcttgAAAGTCCTATTAGGACTAATGCGTCTAAGAGCCCCAGCATAGCAGCCAGGGAGGCTCTGATTAAGGGCTGCTGTCCGAAAACCAAGTCCGCCATAGCACCAAAACCAAGTCCTGTCAAAATTCAGACTGTTAAATCTGCGAGATCCCCCGTTAGTCCTGAAATAGAGGTGGTGAGATCTCTAAGAGAGGACCACCTGTCCCCTTCACTGGACAGCTTTGACTTGGAAGAGCTGGACAGTCTGAGTAGGGAGCACTGCAGCTGGGCCGGACTCTTCTCCTTCCAGGACCTAAAGGCAATCCACCAGCAGCTGTGCTCGGTAAACTCGGACCTGGAGCCCGGCCTCCCGGTGTTTCCGGAGGAACCAGCTGGGATGTGGACGGTGCTTTTCGGGCCGGCTGAAATATCCGAAAGTGAAATGGAGCAGCTGTGCTACCGGCTACAGATGTACCTGGGCTATGCGCTCGATATCTGTGGATGGAAGATCCTTTCGCAGGTTCTCTTCACGGAGAACGACGACCCAGACGAGTACTATGAGAGTCTGAGCGAGCTGAGGCAGTCCGGGTACGAGGAAGCACTAAACCGTGCAACAAAACATCTGCAAGAG CTGCTGGAAAAGCACAAGACCACAGACAGTATGGTGGAGCTTCTCGAGCTATATGAGGAAGAAGATCAGGCATATGGGGATCTGTTGGAAGCCTCCACACAGCTGTACCAGTACCTGCTACAGCCCTTCAGAGATATGAGGGAACTAGCAATGCTATGCAGACAGCAAATCAAG ATGCAGTGTTTGTGTAGCAGTGAGGATGCGATGGCCCTCTTAGACCACCTGGAGACACAGTACTATGAGCTCCAGCTTCAACTGTATGACATTCAGGCTGAGATACTGCAGTGTGAAGAGTTGCTTCTCACTGCTCAGCTTGACAGCATTCGCAGACAAATGATAG AGTGTCAAGATGAAGTAGTGTATTATGACACTTTTGAAAGTGCAGATGATATAAAAGAGGATGATACTGCAGAAAGGGAAGAGTTGCGCAGACTTCAGGTCAATGCTCGACAGCTGGAGGCAAGGAGGGGGCGTATCACTGCCAAGCGCTCCTATCTGAGGAACAAGAGG GAGATCTGTGTATCAAACCACAGTCAGAAACAGCAGAAACGTCAAACCATCCACAAGGACTCCATATCCCACCAGGTCCTAAAG CTTAaaatggaagaagaagaagacgaggaGAGGAAGAACAGCAGAGTGAGtcaggaaagacagaaaactcTAGACAGACTACGCACTTTCAAACAA CGGTACCCGGGCCAGGTGATTCTGAAGTCTGCTCGACTACGTGTGGCTCAAACCAGAAGAAGAGAGCGTGGAAGGAGCATGGAAATGAGTAGCATGCGTGACAGGGAGGAGTTTGTGGACTCAGTTTGTGTCCAGACGCAGGACCAGCCACTGTTTCTTAGTACCAGCGTGCAGACGGACCCCAGCACCACTCTTACCACTCAGCCTGTCACAGCTCGTACAGCATCTCTTCCTCTGCTGCCAGTGCCTAGTCCTGCAGACTCCGCCTGTTCTCCCTGCTCCCTGTCCTCTTTTCTAGCATCCCCTAtctcacctccacctccaccaccccctccacctccccctcctaCAAAGGAGGATTTTTCACCTTCCGGGGGCCCTGGCCAGCATGGGCAGAAGATTGAAGGAAAAGATTCCGCAGAAGAGCTTTCACTTTCCCCACTTGGTCCATTCATCCCTCGCTTCTTTGACAGCAGCCAACTAGTGAGCGCCCGGAAGAAACTGAGGAAGACTCCAGAGTTTGACACCAACAGCAGAAGAG TGAGCTCACCCATGGATGAGGTGCTGGCCTCCTTGAAGAGAGGCAGCTTCCACCTGAGGAAGGTTGACCAGCTGTCCTTACCTCCTCCCAAGGGTGACGATGACCCCAACAGCATCCTGGCTCAGATTCGCAAGGGGGTTAAACTGAGACGCGTCCCctgtaaagacagaaaagaccAGGGTGATCTTCTGGCTTCCACTGACCCCCTGACCAGGAGCATCCATGAGGCACTGCGCCGCATCAAGGAGGCATCACCAGAGTCAGATTCAGATGACGATGGGCTGGCTGGTCACGACTGGGAAAGCTAG
- the cenph gene encoding centromere protein H: MEPLDNIGNLNHEMEAVAINDVSTPEGSTTQRNTSPVDMLRIKQQMSNQCFEMAVQLQVGKSKRSCSTSDAERDLPEYFSELERVKADHFNSRLALHRMQMWHAIAQKLEQNDSEADALKALSYRSMALCSHIKQLQKDSRDLQDEITEIQKKRLEIKRLTHEKMKDVEELMSKKDHPDLEKYKAMFEKGQANLEKYKKMTIMTQNVLRGILLACKINWLDDPELRDIAMTLEEFPISE; this comes from the exons ATGGAACCCTTGGACAATATAGGAAACCTCAACCATGAGATGGAGGCTGTGGCAATAAATGATGTTTCTACCCCAGAAGGCTCCACCACGCAGAGGAATACCTCACCTGTAGACATGCTGAG AATCAAACAGCAGATGTCCAACCAGTGCTTTGAGATGGCAGTGCAGCTCCAAGTGG GAAAAAGTAAGAGATCATGCAGCACATCTGATGCTGAAAGAGACTT ACCAGAATATTTCAGTGAGCTGGAAAGAGTCAAGGCAGATCATTTTAACAGCAGATTGGCACTACACAG AATGCAGATGTGGCATGCTATTGCACAAAAGCTGGAACAGAATGATTCAGAGGCTGA tGCACTAAAAGCTTTGAGTTATCGATCCATGGCTCTCTGTTCGCATATAAAACAACTTCAGAAA GATTCAAGAGATCTTCAGGATGAaattacagaaatacagaaGAAAAGGCTTG AGATCAAACGGCTCACGCACGAGAAAATGAAAGACGTGGAAGAGTTGATGTCGAAGAAAGATCACCCAGACTTAGAGAAGTACAAAGCAATGTTTGAGAAAGGTCAGGCAAACCTggagaaatataaaaagatgaCCATCATGACACAGAATGTCCTCAGG ggCATCCTCTTGGCCTGTAAAATAAACTGGCTGGATGATCCAGAGCTTCGAGACATTGCCATGACACTGGAGGAGTTTCCTATCTCTGAATAG
- the dimt1l gene encoding probable dimethyladenosine transferase, which yields MPKVKAEKKSRQHVEVKNQGIMFNTGIGQHILKNPLVVNGIIDKAALRPTDVVLEVGPGTGNMTVKLLEKAKKVVACELDCRLVAELQKRVQCTPLQTKLQILVGDVLKTDLPFFDVCVANLPYQISSPFVFKLLLHRPFFRCAVLMFQREFAMRLVAKPGDKLYCRLSINTQLLARVDHLMKVGKNNFRPPPKVESSVVRIEPKNPPPPVNFQEWDGLVRIAFVRKNKTLSAAFKSTAVEQLLEKNYKIHCSVHNVEVPADFSISKKIESILLEAGFNEKRARSMDIDDFMVLLHAFNSAGIHFS from the exons ATGCCGAAGGTTAAGGCGGAGAAGAAAAGCAGGCAGCATGTAGAGGTCAAAAATCAAG GGATCATGTTTAATACTGGCATCGGCCAGCACATCCTGAAGAATCCTTTGGTCGTCAATGGCATCATTGACAAG GCTGCCCTGAGGCCAACAGATGTGGTTCTGGAGGTGGGACCTGGTACTGGTAACATGACAGTGAAACTGCTGGAAAAGGCCAAGAAG GTGGTGGCCTGTGAGTTGGACTGTAGATTGGTGGCTGAACTTCAGAAACGAGTACAGTGCAC acCCCTGCAGACCAAACTTCAAATATTAGTTGgagatgttttaaaaactgatttgcctttttttgatgtgtgtgtggctaaTTTACCTTACCAG ATTTCATCACCGTTTGTCTTCAAGCTTCTGCTGCATCGACCTTTCTTCAG ATGTGCAGTGTTGATGTTCCAGAGAGAGTTTGCCATGAGACTGGTTGCCAAACCTGGGGACAAGCTGTACTGCAGATTGTCCATTAACACACAGCTGCTGGCTCGAGTAGATCACCTCATGAAG GTTGGGAAGAATAATTTCCGCCCTCCTCCAAAAGTTGAATCAAGTGTTGTCCGAATAGAACCCAaaaatcctcctcctccagtgaATTTCCAG GAATGGGATGGCCTGGTCAGAATAGCGTTtgtaaggaaaaacaaaaccctcAGTGCAGCTTTCAA GTCTACTGCAGTGGAACAGCTGCTTGAAAAGAATTACAAAATTCACTGTTCTGTACATAATGTG GAAGTCCCAGCAGACTTCAGCATCAGCAAGAAGATTGAGAGCATTTTACTGGAGGCTGGTTTCAATGAAAAACGAGCCAGGTCTATGGACATTGATGACTTCATGGT ATTGCTTCATGCATTCAACTCTGCAGGGATCCACTTTTCTTAA